A stretch of the Haloplanus aerogenes genome encodes the following:
- a CDS encoding chemotaxis protein CheC, producing MRVDIQSLGTYNRLAQEGAEHAAASLTQMTGIETYVDVTNVTLMSKRDVEDVFGGTEFVGIQIGLGGGLSGETALAFDRSSAASIVDVLVPGATAGDDDSFDEMARSGVKEIGNIMMGGFVDGWADYLATSVDMTPPTYVERDGTDVLPNGALERAEEDHVFVFESQMTAVDEQIDAYIYMLPEYGAFSEMLEASDDHEDAIPMDKLTVFDEMTRQGAERAAENVSSMTGIETDVDVSRLSFVPIEDVPNTARDEVYLGTVMEFKGTPGGYLAILFDEPSARTIVDATVPMELDDPLGDMGESAIQEMGNIMTSGFIDGWANVLQTSIDHTPPELVHDLGTAILSPIAGRLGQSQEYAFLMDSTVVTPEGEFNCEIYAIPDEQKLKQALDSLLVERSDQLEANRESLF from the coding sequence ATGCGGGTCGATATCCAGTCGCTCGGCACCTACAACCGCCTCGCACAGGAGGGGGCGGAACACGCCGCAGCGTCGCTGACGCAGATGACGGGCATCGAGACGTACGTCGACGTGACCAACGTCACGCTGATGTCGAAACGCGACGTGGAGGACGTGTTCGGCGGGACGGAGTTCGTCGGCATCCAGATCGGTCTCGGCGGCGGGTTGTCGGGCGAGACGGCGCTGGCGTTCGACCGCAGTAGCGCCGCGAGCATCGTCGACGTCCTCGTCCCTGGCGCGACCGCCGGCGACGACGACTCGTTCGACGAGATGGCCCGGAGTGGCGTCAAGGAGATCGGCAACATCATGATGGGCGGGTTCGTCGACGGCTGGGCCGACTATCTGGCCACGAGCGTCGACATGACACCGCCGACGTACGTCGAACGCGACGGGACCGACGTACTCCCCAACGGTGCGCTGGAACGCGCCGAGGAGGACCACGTCTTCGTCTTCGAGAGCCAGATGACGGCGGTCGACGAACAGATCGACGCCTACATCTACATGCTGCCGGAGTACGGCGCCTTCTCGGAGATGCTGGAAGCCAGCGACGACCACGAGGACGCCATCCCGATGGACAAGTTGACCGTCTTCGACGAGATGACTCGACAGGGCGCCGAACGCGCCGCCGAGAACGTCTCGTCGATGACGGGCATCGAGACTGACGTGGACGTGAGCCGACTCAGTTTCGTCCCCATCGAGGACGTGCCGAACACAGCCCGGGACGAGGTGTATCTCGGGACCGTCATGGAGTTCAAGGGGACGCCGGGCGGCTACCTCGCCATCCTGTTCGACGAGCCGTCCGCGCGGACCATCGTCGACGCGACGGTGCCGATGGAACTCGACGACCCTCTCGGCGACATGGGTGAAAGCGCGATTCAGGAGATGGGCAACATCATGACCAGCGGGTTCATCGACGGGTGGGCGAACGTGCTGCAGACGAGCATCGACCACACCCCGCCCGAACTGGTCCACGATCTCGGGACGGCCATCCTCAGTCCCATCGCGGGACGGCTCGGCCAGTCACAGGAGTACGCCTTCCTGATGGATTCGACGGTCGTCACGCCGGAGGGTGAGTTCAACTGCGAGATCTACGCGATCCCCGACGAGCAGAAACTCAAGCAAGCGCTCGACTCCCTGCTGGTCGAGCGGAGCGATCAACTCGAAGCGAACCGAGAATCGCTCTTCTAA
- a CDS encoding chemotaxis protein CheD, translating into MKTYGEKPASARTRQRVGIADFAVTTNGAILTTSGLGSCLGVCLHDDRAGVAGLIHVMLPTAPDDAPNAAKYADTGIDAVLQTMCAEGAAVDDVRAKLAGGSAMFEFDSQDEPIGERNVAVARTMLDRRGVPIDAEDVGGNAGRSIRFHGDTGALLIKSAGDERRL; encoded by the coding sequence ATGAAGACGTACGGCGAGAAGCCGGCGTCTGCGCGGACGCGTCAGCGGGTCGGGATCGCCGATTTCGCGGTGACGACCAACGGGGCCATCCTGACGACCAGCGGCCTCGGCTCGTGTCTCGGCGTCTGCCTCCACGACGACCGGGCAGGGGTCGCTGGACTCATCCACGTCATGCTGCCGACCGCGCCCGACGATGCACCGAACGCCGCGAAGTACGCCGACACGGGTATCGACGCCGTGTTGCAGACGATGTGTGCCGAGGGCGCCGCCGTCGACGACGTCAGGGCGAAACTGGCCGGCGGGAGCGCCATGTTCGAGTTCGACAGTCAGGACGAACCGATCGGCGAGCGCAACGTCGCGGTGGCCCGGACGATGCTTGATCGACGGGGCGTCCCTATCGACGCCGAGGACGTTGGTGGCAATGCGGGCCGCTCGATCCGCTTTCACGGCGACACGGGCGCGCTCCTGATCAAGTCCGCCGGGGACGAACGACGATTGTGA
- a CDS encoding FlaD/FlaE family flagellar protein: MELLERFLGGDDDDDGGSGGSGGDDDMFFEDGDDDLDDFGGDDFGDDGLGFDDGDDGSAATAELEGRIDELENEVASLSSTVSTIRSENEEISNTVEDVEENVRKLLDIYEMVTRGVNPFVDDVQAGGGGFDGGGGLGLFDDSGDEEEDDDLDDDIAGAEAEDFFDDDFLDDGDEDDDFGDFDEPSASVSTTEDTMADDSDDSDDSGKSFEELKNEYESGDAEWAEEDDDSGDATNGDALDDELADDGMDDALDGMDDDGSDFGMDDDFGGMDDAFDGMDDDGSDFGMDDDLDGMGDDDEAGGVGAADPDPDPDPDPTPEPEPEPEPEPEAVADGSAAQPTPDTDETGAGDLQFAANTLMQGSGATTTKPYLETVPSGYVGDLLVMEWLEYLVEQGDVEDAARAVEFYRRIQWVGEEAADELRDFLVGFGELDADREVTGAPSTLTIDHHVASLRYISRLTGSTADSVVFECWSGGGGVPFGL; encoded by the coding sequence ATGGAACTCCTAGAGCGCTTCCTCGGTGGTGACGACGACGATGACGGCGGGAGCGGCGGCTCCGGTGGCGACGACGACATGTTCTTCGAGGACGGCGACGACGACCTCGACGACTTCGGCGGCGACGACTTCGGGGACGACGGCCTCGGATTCGACGACGGCGACGACGGTAGTGCCGCGACCGCCGAACTCGAAGGACGGATCGACGAACTCGAAAACGAGGTCGCCAGCCTCTCTTCGACGGTGAGTACGATCCGAAGCGAGAACGAGGAGATCAGCAACACCGTCGAGGACGTCGAGGAGAACGTCCGCAAACTGCTCGACATCTACGAGATGGTCACCCGCGGCGTCAACCCTTTCGTCGACGACGTGCAGGCCGGGGGCGGCGGCTTCGACGGCGGCGGCGGCCTCGGCCTGTTCGACGACAGCGGCGACGAGGAGGAGGACGACGATCTGGACGACGACATCGCCGGCGCCGAGGCCGAGGACTTCTTCGACGACGACTTCCTGGACGACGGCGACGAGGACGACGACTTCGGCGACTTCGACGAACCCAGCGCCAGCGTTTCGACTACCGAGGATACCATGGCCGATGATTCCGACGACTCCGACGACTCCGGCAAATCGTTCGAGGAACTGAAAAACGAGTACGAGAGCGGCGACGCCGAGTGGGCAGAGGAGGACGACGACTCCGGTGACGCCACCAACGGCGACGCGCTCGACGACGAGCTAGCCGACGACGGGATGGACGATGCTCTCGACGGCATGGACGACGACGGCAGTGACTTCGGGATGGACGACGACTTCGGCGGGATGGACGATGCGTTCGACGGCATGGACGACGACGGCAGTGACTTCGGGATGGACGACGACCTGGACGGGATGGGCGACGACGACGAGGCTGGTGGTGTGGGCGCTGCCGATCCCGATCCCGATCCCGATCCCGATCCAACCCCCGAACCGGAACCAGAACCGGAACCCGAACCGGAGGCCGTGGCCGACGGGTCGGCCGCACAGCCCACGCCAGACACGGACGAAACCGGCGCCGGCGACCTGCAGTTCGCCGCCAACACGCTGATGCAGGGCTCGGGTGCGACGACGACGAAACCCTACCTCGAGACGGTTCCGTCCGGCTACGTGGGTGACCTGCTCGTCATGGAGTGGCTCGAATACCTCGTCGAACAGGGCGACGTGGAGGACGCGGCCCGCGCGGTCGAGTTCTACCGTCGCATCCAGTGGGTCGGCGAGGAAGCCGCGGACGAACTCCGCGACTTCCTGGTGGGCTTCGGTGAGCTCGACGCGGATCGGGAGGTGACCGGTGCCCCGTCGACGCTCACCATCGACCACCACGTCGCCAGCCTCCGCTACATCAGCCGACTGACCGGATCCACCGCCGATTCGGTCGTCTTCGAGTGCTGGAGCGGCGGCGGAGGTGTTCCCTTTGGGCTTTAG
- a CDS encoding fla cluster protein FlaF, with amino-acid sequence MFPLGFSVSGSAAIVFVGIFLAFSTAYTASANGFERVSDANSAVDEEALERQNTALSVANATYDASNDTLVVDVVNEGTTTLSVNATDLLVDNTYRDDYAVRRVAGDNSTDLWLPGERLHLEVSTSTQPNRVKIVSGPGVAVTEVL; translated from the coding sequence GTGTTCCCTTTGGGCTTTAGCGTCAGCGGATCGGCGGCCATCGTCTTCGTCGGCATCTTCCTCGCCTTCTCGACGGCGTACACGGCGTCGGCCAACGGGTTCGAACGCGTCTCGGACGCCAACTCGGCGGTCGACGAGGAGGCGCTCGAACGCCAGAACACCGCGCTCTCCGTCGCGAACGCCACGTACGACGCCAGCAACGACACGCTCGTCGTCGACGTGGTCAACGAGGGGACGACCACCCTCTCGGTCAACGCGACGGATCTCCTAGTGGACAACACCTACCGCGACGACTACGCAGTGCGGCGTGTCGCTGGCGACAACTCGACCGACCTGTGGCTCCCCGGCGAGCGCCTCCACCTCGAAGTGTCGACCTCGACGCAGCCGAACCGCGTCAAAATCGTCTCCGGCCCCGGCGTGGCCGTCACGGAGGTGCTCTGA
- a CDS encoding flagellar protein G — protein sequence MASVSASHLILFIASLVIAAGVAGTFTQGVSRLSQGIDDQSLEVADEVRTDIEVISDSGSPVYNNSSKTVTLLVKNTGTSTIPADSRFIEILLDGQYRTNVTVTVVDGEQWRPNNVVRIVISNTDLSAGGDHRAKLIVNGDEEVFRFRT from the coding sequence ATGGCGAGCGTCTCGGCCTCACATCTGATCCTGTTCATCGCGAGTCTGGTCATCGCCGCGGGTGTCGCCGGGACGTTCACACAGGGCGTCTCGCGGCTCAGCCAGGGCATCGACGATCAGAGCCTCGAAGTCGCCGACGAGGTACGGACCGACATCGAGGTGATCAGCGACTCCGGCAGTCCCGTCTACAACAACTCCTCGAAGACGGTGACGCTGCTGGTGAAAAACACCGGCACGTCGACGATTCCAGCGGACTCGCGGTTCATCGAAATCTTACTCGACGGACAGTATCGGACGAACGTCACGGTCACCGTCGTCGACGGCGAGCAGTGGCGGCCGAACAACGTCGTCCGTATCGTGATCAGCAACACCGACCTGTCGGCCGGCGGTGACCACCGCGCGAAACTCATCGTGAACGGTGACGAGGAGGTGTTCAGATTCCGAACATGA
- a CDS encoding ATPase domain-containing protein: protein MSQAGSNLLSLGLKDHDRLNKELGGGVPRGSIVLAEGDYGAGKSAMSQRFTYGFCEEGHTVTYLSTELTTRGFIDQMHSLSYDMVDHLLDENVLFLHADFDTGGALSDEGEGERKELLKRLMNADVMWNSEVIVIDTFDAILRNDPKFEALVRQNEERQAALEIIGFFRDVISQGKIIVLTVDPSTVDEEAIGPFRSIADVFLELEMVEVGNDVRRQISVKRFAGMGQQVGDTIGYSVRSGTGIVIESRSVA, encoded by the coding sequence ATGAGTCAGGCTGGATCCAACTTGCTGTCGCTCGGACTGAAAGATCACGACCGTCTCAACAAGGAACTCGGTGGCGGCGTTCCCCGCGGGAGTATCGTCCTCGCCGAGGGCGATTACGGGGCGGGCAAGAGCGCCATGTCCCAGCGGTTCACCTACGGCTTCTGCGAGGAGGGCCACACCGTCACGTACCTCTCGACGGAGTTGACGACCCGTGGGTTCATCGACCAGATGCACTCGCTGTCGTACGACATGGTCGACCATCTGCTAGACGAGAACGTTCTGTTCCTCCACGCCGACTTCGACACCGGTGGGGCACTCTCGGACGAGGGGGAGGGCGAACGCAAGGAACTCCTCAAGCGCCTGATGAACGCGGACGTGATGTGGAACTCGGAGGTGATCGTGATCGACACGTTCGACGCCATCCTCCGCAACGACCCGAAGTTCGAGGCGCTGGTCCGCCAGAACGAGGAGCGACAGGCCGCCCTCGAGATCATCGGCTTCTTCCGCGACGTGATCTCGCAGGGCAAGATCATCGTCTTGACCGTCGACCCCTCGACGGTCGACGAGGAGGCCATCGGCCCCTTCCGCTCCATCGCCGACGTGTTCCTCGAACTCGAGATGGTCGAAGTCGGCAACGACGTGCGCCGCCAGATTTCGGTCAAGCGGTTCGCGGGCATGGGACAGCAGGTCGGAGACACCATCGGCTACTCCGTCCGTTCGGGGACGGGGATCGTCATCGAAAGTCGTAGTGTCGCATAA
- a CDS encoding type II/IV secretion system ATPase subunit produces MTELGTATPSDELKQIAANRPHLRDHLKKFKQITGEFPMLIDEPTSEYETSRPNVLYPIGGPIYCHIYGDLGQDMKYYAIEPSLSGDEQSLFSKIRDELLDRSVSKAVPEEESEYDDRIEELLEETTTIERDRSGLRYWIDRLLDFLGLGNIRVSEQTYENIRYRLNRDIVGLGPLEPVMRDPANEDIHVIGPHQCYVDHGTYGLIETTVDFGTPEQFDSWIRSMGERIGDPVSDSNPIVDSTLPDGSRLNVIYSDDVSVQGPSLTIRQGDETPLSINQITKWGTLSPELVAYLWLCLENEQTVFVVGETASGKTTTLNSIMSFIPRDSKIYTAEDTAEVLPPHDTWQQLLTREGGAEEDSDVDMFDLVAAALRSRPDYIIVGEVRGEEGRMAFQAAQTGHPVMLTFHASDIVSMIQRFTGDPINVPETFMDNADVALFQNRVKQGDDVLRRVTSVQEIEGYSKEMDGVVTRQVFSWDPVEDEIVFQGMNNSYVLEEQIATLLGYADTRDIYDDLDFRARLVERMIEENILGYHEVNEAIKSFQRDGVEGLPFDIHK; encoded by the coding sequence ATGACAGAACTCGGAACCGCCACCCCCTCGGACGAACTCAAGCAGATCGCGGCCAACCGGCCACATCTCCGCGATCATCTCAAGAAGTTCAAGCAGATCACCGGCGAGTTCCCCATGCTCATCGACGAACCCACGAGCGAGTACGAAACGAGCCGACCGAACGTCCTCTACCCCATCGGCGGCCCGATCTACTGTCACATCTACGGCGACCTCGGGCAGGATATGAAGTACTACGCCATCGAGCCGTCGCTCTCGGGCGACGAGCAGAGCCTGTTCTCGAAGATCCGGGACGAACTGCTCGACCGAAGCGTCAGCAAGGCCGTCCCCGAAGAGGAGTCGGAGTACGACGACCGCATCGAGGAACTCCTCGAGGAGACGACGACCATCGAACGGGACCGGAGCGGCCTGCGCTACTGGATCGACCGGCTCCTCGATTTCCTCGGTCTCGGCAATATCCGTGTCAGCGAGCAGACTTACGAGAACATCCGCTACCGGCTCAATCGCGACATCGTCGGGCTCGGACCGCTCGAACCCGTCATGCGCGACCCGGCCAACGAGGACATTCACGTCATCGGCCCCCACCAGTGCTACGTCGACCACGGCACCTACGGCCTGATCGAGACGACCGTCGACTTCGGGACGCCCGAACAGTTCGACTCGTGGATTCGGAGCATGGGCGAGCGCATCGGCGACCCCGTCTCCGACTCCAACCCCATCGTGGACTCCACGCTCCCGGACGGCTCCCGTCTCAACGTCATCTACTCCGACGACGTGAGCGTGCAGGGGCCGAGCCTCACCATCCGGCAGGGCGACGAGACGCCGCTCTCGATCAACCAGATCACCAAGTGGGGGACGCTCTCGCCCGAACTCGTCGCCTACCTCTGGCTCTGTCTGGAGAACGAACAGACGGTGTTCGTCGTCGGCGAGACGGCGTCCGGGAAGACGACGACACTCAACTCCATCATGTCGTTCATCCCGCGGGACTCGAAGATCTACACCGCGGAGGACACCGCCGAGGTGCTCCCGCCCCACGATACGTGGCAGCAGTTGCTCACCCGCGAGGGTGGCGCCGAGGAGGATTCGGACGTGGACATGTTCGACCTCGTCGCCGCAGCCCTGCGGTCGCGCCCCGACTACATCATCGTGGGTGAGGTTCGTGGCGAGGAGGGTCGGATGGCCTTCCAGGCAGCCCAGACCGGTCACCCGGTGATGCTCACCTTCCACGCCAGCGACATCGTCTCGATGATCCAGCGGTTCACCGGCGACCCGATCAACGTCCCCGAGACGTTCATGGACAACGCCGACGTGGCACTGTTCCAGAACCGGGTGAAACAGGGAGACGACGTCCTCCGTCGGGTGACCAGCGTCCAGGAGATCGAGGGCTACTCGAAGGAGATGGACGGTGTCGTCACCCGGCAGGTGTTCAGTTGGGACCCCGTCGAGGACGAGATCGTCTTCCAGGGGATGAACAACTCCTACGTCCTCGAAGAACAGATCGCGACCCTCCTCGGTTACGCCGACACGCGCGACATCTACGACGACCTCGACTTCCGCGCCCGACTCGTCGAGCGCATGATCGAGGAGAACATCCTCGGGTACCACGAGGTCAACGAGGCCATCAAGTCGTTCCAGCGGGACGGCGTCGAGGGCCTTCCCTTCGACATCCACAAATAA
- the flaJ gene encoding archaellar assembly protein FlaJ: MASEPAAESGNDITASETLASIVDAYERMDMEMSRYIFLIVLPSLVFFAGTVAVAVFVDLPLSVRLPIPLLGGLVLFAAIAYPKLLVSQERVEMENQYHLMMTHMTVLSTTNIDRMEVFRKLGEEKEYGALSAEINRVVQLVDTWNQSLDDACRRRARRIPSEPLSDFFDRLAYTVNAGQELSEFLLSEQQVMIQNYVTMYESTLDNLEVMKDLYLSMVLSMTFALVFAIVLPILTGTNPSMTVGAVIVLYGFVQTGFFLIIRTMSPYDPLWYYPDDVRPEGEWSMIGSLVAGGVLSVVLIILVAGDLFGIGPGLTDLLPVSSLPRPIYLAIPVTPLAIPGIVFRVEEERIKARDDEFPSFIRALGASETAKQSTTTAVLKTLRKKDFGPLTDDVDDLFKRLNMRLEPDRAWQYFTANTRSYLIQKFSEMYLVGRQMGGEPKQLGELISQNMNHVNQLRQQREQATVTMIGLLYGITAASSFAFFIGFKIVDILAEMSLDLGTSSQMNVGKLIHTEVYDLPFIQFLLLGVVMINAVLSSLIIRTVDGGHKANALLHFVMLTWIGCVVAVLTMSVVGGLLNV, encoded by the coding sequence ATGGCGTCCGAACCTGCCGCAGAGAGCGGAAACGACATCACCGCCTCGGAGACGCTCGCGTCCATCGTCGACGCGTACGAGCGCATGGACATGGAGATGTCGCGGTACATCTTCCTCATCGTCCTCCCGTCGCTCGTGTTCTTCGCCGGGACCGTCGCTGTCGCGGTTTTCGTCGACCTGCCGCTCTCCGTTCGCCTCCCCATCCCGTTGCTGGGCGGGCTCGTCCTCTTCGCGGCCATCGCGTATCCCAAGCTCCTCGTGAGTCAGGAGCGCGTCGAGATGGAGAACCAGTACCACCTCATGATGACCCACATGACGGTGCTGTCGACGACGAACATCGACCGCATGGAGGTGTTCCGCAAACTCGGGGAAGAGAAAGAGTACGGCGCGCTCTCCGCCGAGATCAACCGCGTCGTCCAGCTCGTCGACACGTGGAATCAGAGCCTCGACGACGCCTGCCGTCGGCGCGCCCGCCGCATTCCGAGTGAACCCCTCTCGGACTTCTTCGACCGCCTCGCCTACACCGTCAACGCCGGGCAGGAACTCAGCGAGTTCCTCCTCAGCGAACAGCAGGTGATGATACAGAACTACGTGACGATGTACGAGAGCACCCTCGACAATCTCGAAGTCATGAAAGACCTCTACCTGTCGATGGTGCTGTCGATGACGTTCGCGCTGGTGTTCGCCATCGTTCTCCCCATCCTGACGGGGACGAACCCGAGCATGACCGTCGGCGCCGTCATCGTCCTCTACGGCTTCGTCCAGACCGGCTTTTTCCTCATCATCCGGACGATGTCGCCGTACGACCCGCTCTGGTACTACCCGGACGACGTGCGCCCGGAGGGTGAGTGGTCGATGATCGGCAGCCTCGTCGCCGGTGGCGTGCTCTCGGTCGTCCTGATCATCCTCGTCGCCGGCGACCTGTTCGGCATCGGGCCCGGCCTGACCGACCTGCTCCCCGTCTCGTCGCTTCCCCGACCAATCTATCTGGCCATCCCCGTCACGCCGCTTGCGATTCCGGGCATCGTGTTTCGAGTAGAGGAGGAGCGCATCAAGGCCCGCGACGACGAGTTCCCGAGTTTCATCCGGGCGCTCGGTGCGAGCGAGACGGCGAAACAGTCCACGACCACGGCCGTGCTCAAGACGCTCCGGAAGAAGGACTTCGGTCCACTCACCGACGACGTGGACGACCTGTTCAAACGCCTGAACATGCGGCTCGAACCGGACCGTGCCTGGCAGTATTTCACGGCCAACACGCGTTCGTATCTCATCCAGAAGTTCAGCGAGATGTATCTCGTCGGCAGACAGATGGGGGGCGAGCCCAAACAACTGGGCGAACTCATCAGCCAGAATATGAATCACGTCAACCAGCTCAGACAGCAACGCGAGCAGGCGACGGTCACGATGATCGGCCTGCTGTACGGGATCACAGCGGCCTCCTCCTTCGCCTTCTTCATCGGCTTCAAGATCGTCGACATCCTCGCGGAGATGTCGCTCGACCTCGGCACGAGTTCCCAGATGAACGTGGGCAAACTCATCCACACCGAGGTGTACGACCTTCCATTCATCCAGTTTCTCCTCCTCGGTGTGGTGATGATCAACGCCGTCCTCTCGTCACTCATCATCCGCACCGTCGACGGCGGCCACAAGGCCAACGCACTCCTCCATTTCGTGATGCTGACGTGGATCGGCTGTGTCGTCGCCGTCCTGACCATGTCCGTCGTGGGAGGGTTGCTGAATGTCTGA
- a CDS encoding CheF family chemotaxis protein, whose product MSERVIADFVGRFFMTDMSREDPVRGRIIMSPKRLVLVGDDHKITVPTSSMFDIAVGHVPPEMRGFFNDSVTIAYRGDEGRRMAVVEAESDTVDKFATILFKAHLNGRTVTVEHPARRGGRVVDSAVQKAKLTVDDGALAFSGPDVDFAIDLATVTDFEKETRTLGGESRPALSVRHVPGTTALVSVVALPSERVMNLLGRYFRLEYSDIVEDLQDISLSDEEVQVLVAIYSAGEGVDPLEVVAADASRTTMVLNGLREKGLVVDGDEGTALTPKGRVVVNSRLEEINS is encoded by the coding sequence ATGTCTGAACGCGTCATCGCGGACTTCGTCGGTCGCTTCTTCATGACCGACATGAGCCGCGAGGATCCGGTCCGCGGGCGTATCATCATGAGCCCGAAGCGGCTCGTCCTCGTCGGCGACGACCACAAGATAACCGTCCCGACGTCGTCGATGTTCGACATCGCCGTCGGGCACGTCCCGCCAGAGATGCGCGGGTTCTTCAACGACTCCGTCACCATCGCTTACCGTGGCGACGAGGGGCGTCGCATGGCCGTCGTCGAGGCCGAGAGCGACACGGTCGACAAGTTCGCGACGATCCTGTTCAAGGCCCACCTGAACGGCCGCACGGTGACGGTCGAACACCCCGCACGGCGTGGGGGACGGGTCGTCGACTCCGCCGTCCAGAAGGCCAAACTCACCGTCGACGACGGCGCCCTCGCCTTCTCCGGTCCCGACGTGGACTTCGCCATCGATCTGGCGACCGTGACGGATTTCGAGAAGGAGACGCGGACGCTCGGCGGCGAGAGCCGCCCCGCGCTGTCCGTCCGGCACGTCCCGGGAACCACCGCACTCGTCTCGGTCGTCGCCCTTCCCTCCGAACGGGTGATGAACCTCCTCGGTCGCTACTTCCGCCTGGAGTACAGCGACATCGTCGAGGACCTGCAGGACATCTCCCTCTCCGACGAGGAAGTGCAGGTGCTCGTGGCCATCTACTCCGCCGGCGAGGGCGTCGATCCGCTCGAAGTCGTCGCCGCCGACGCCAGTCGAACGACGATGGTCCTGAACGGCCTCCGCGAGAAAGGGCTCGTCGTCGACGGCGACGAGGGGACGGCGCTGACGCCCAAAGGCCGGGTCGTCGTCAACAGCCGTCTCGAAGAGATCAACTCGTGA
- a CDS encoding DUF7504 family protein, with the protein MVSRWQCRHCSFTLWAANSDAAADPVATHLLQHAASNLTNDGVRTAWRCPYCDTQGQTYAGDGAVEAFKSHLFEHETLETGVHMADAIGRTGSALLIVPTDGAAAANARTHFLSRGDDVLIVTASPAARLRLLDETLDSWPTSTRILTTAADPLASTGIDPAAVPLEIVTIDRRPDLSGLGETLASTLSSRRADGTLVVEFDILSELLATFELQTVFRFLHLLLSRLDQEDALSQFYLDPRRHQRASINVLEKAFDLSIRSKGTVFTAEPND; encoded by the coding sequence ATGGTCTCGCGGTGGCAGTGCCGACACTGTTCGTTCACGCTCTGGGCAGCGAACAGTGACGCCGCCGCCGACCCCGTCGCCACCCACTTGCTGCAACACGCCGCGTCGAACCTGACGAACGACGGCGTCCGGACGGCGTGGCGCTGTCCGTACTGTGACACCCAGGGGCAGACCTACGCTGGCGACGGCGCGGTCGAGGCGTTCAAATCCCACCTGTTCGAGCACGAAACGCTGGAGACTGGCGTCCACATGGCCGACGCTATCGGCAGGACCGGCAGCGCCCTGCTGATCGTGCCCACCGACGGCGCCGCCGCGGCCAACGCTCGCACGCACTTCCTCTCGCGCGGCGACGACGTACTGATCGTCACGGCGAGTCCAGCCGCGCGGCTTCGGCTGCTCGACGAGACGCTCGACTCGTGGCCCACGTCGACGAGGATCCTCACGACGGCCGCCGACCCGCTGGCGTCGACGGGGATCGACCCCGCGGCCGTTCCGCTGGAAATCGTGACGATCGATCGGCGTCCCGACCTGAGCGGCCTCGGCGAGACGCTCGCGTCGACGCTCTCGTCCCGGCGAGCCGACGGGACACTCGTCGTCGAGTTCGACATTCTCTCGGAGCTCCTCGCCACCTTCGAGTTGCAGACCGTGTTCCGCTTTCTCCACCTCCTTCTGTCGCGTCTCGATCAGGAGGACGCGCTCTCGCAGTTCTATCTCGATCCACGACGCCACCAGCGGGCGAGTATCAACGTCCTGGAGAAGGCGTTCGACCTGTCTATCAGGTCGAAGGGCACGGTGTTCACGGCCGAGCCCAACGACTGA